The Anoxybacillus amylolyticus DNA segment ATTGGATTGTCATGGCGAATATAATCACGCCAATTTTGTTTGCGCAATTCAACGGTAAGAAATCGGAATTGGAGCACATCGAAAAACGGGAATTGAAGGATAAACGATGAAGGTTCATTGCGAAGGGAGTCGTAGCTAAATACCGCAATCGGCAGCATGCGCTTTCGGTATTTTTCAAACAAGCGGCTGAAGTAAATAAACATCCGCTCTGGAAACGATGGCTGCACGTAATTTTGGTTTTCGATATGGACGATAATCAAGCTATCTTCCCCTTTCAACTTCGTTTCGACTAACAAATCGACGCGATACTTCTCCCCCGCCGTCACATCCGTAAACAATTCCTCCGACAAAAACGACACGTGCTGAAAGTCGATATGCTCATGCACATGCGGGAAAAAGAGAAGAAGGAACTCTTCAAAAAACGTTGTAATCAGCTCCTTAAACAACCGATCATGATCAACCGCCATATATGCACCTCGCTTTCGATTTTATCGCATACTTTTTCGACAAAATCGGCGGTATTCCTGCTTAGGAAAGGAAAAAACAGAGAGCTAAACGACCATTCGCTGCTTCTACAAACCTCAGCAAGCATTGGGGGGCAAACAAAAAATTCCGGAACTTTCATCAGGAAAACGATGCCAAGGCTTTCTGTGTCATTCGCAGCGTCATTTCCACCCTGCAAAAACACAGGAAACCGGTTTGGGAATCGTTGAAAACACTTCTAAACGGAAAGTCTCTCCAAACGATTCCCCACTCTTCCTAGGGCATTTTCGATACTGGAAATGCCCTATTGGTGCTGGATTCTGAAAATCCCACTAGTATTGGGCTGAATGAATACTGTCTTGGATGGTACTATATAAATGCACATTGAAGTGTTAACATTTTTCGACTGTCGGGCGACCGAACAACACCGCTCCCAGACAAATGAATTTGTCTGGGAGGCGGCTCGTTGTTCGGTTCTCTGTCACGCGAACGCGTGACGCAGGCAAGCCTTTGGCTTGCCTCCGACAGTCGAAAAAATAAGTGAAACTCCCCAGTTGCATGTATATAGTATAGACAAGGAGGAAAGAAACAAAGCCTCTCTTACAAACTTTTTCTATGTAGGGGCTGAATAGTTACTTT contains these protein-coding regions:
- a CDS encoding RpnC/YadD family protein; the protein is MAVDHDRLFKELITTFFEEFLLLFFPHVHEHIDFQHVSFLSEELFTDVTAGEKYRVDLLVETKLKGEDSLIIVHIENQNYVQPSFPERMFIYFSRLFEKYRKRMLPIAVFSYDSLRNEPSSFILQFPFFDVLQFRFLTVELRKQNWRDYIRHDNPIAAALLSKMGYTESERVELKKQFLRMIVRVELDEAKQRLLIGFFETYVKLSDEEEQQLRNEVNEMETKEKEQVLELMISYEKKEKRNIAKKMLAKGYDVQTIHELTELPVEEIEKLK